The following coding sequences lie in one Rutidosis leptorrhynchoides isolate AG116_Rl617_1_P2 chromosome 6, CSIRO_AGI_Rlap_v1, whole genome shotgun sequence genomic window:
- the LOC139854130 gene encoding putative invertase inhibitor: MSSSFFSLPFLLYFLFFISMINGQNLIYDTCKTSSKQDPNVNLQFCTTSLQAAPASHCANLEGLGMMSIRLTRYNVTDTRCYIKQLLKNNTKIDPYVKSCLNDCFELYSDAIPGIKNAMKSYSSKHYFDANVQISSVMDATTTCEDGFKQKKGVVSPLTKRNRATFELSAIALSIMNIIQRGSN, translated from the coding sequence ATGAGTTCATcttttttctctcttccatttctTTTATATTTCTTATTTTTCATCTCTATGATCAATGGCCAAAACCTCATCTATGATACTTGTAAAACCTCCTCAAAACAAGACCCTAATGTAAACCTACAATTTTGCACCACTTCTTTACAAGCGGCACCGGCTAGTCATTGTGCCAACCTTGAAGGGCTCGGAATGATGTCCATTAGGCTAACGAGGTATAACGTTACTGACACTAGATGTTACATCAAACAATTGCTCAAGAACAACACGAAAATCGATCCTTATGTAAAGTCATGTTTGAATGATTGTTTTGAGCTTTATTCGGACGCCATTCCCGGTATTAAAAACGCTATGAAGAGTTATAGTTCGAAACACTACTTTGACGCGAATGTCCAAATAAGTTCCGTAATGGATGCTACTACCACTTGTGAAGATGGTTTTAAGCAAAAGAAAGGTGTTGTTTCTCCATTAACTAAGAGAAATAGGGCAACTTTTGAATTGTCTGCTATTGCACTTTCAATTATGAACATTATTCAGAGAGGTTCAAATTGA